Proteins encoded within one genomic window of Gimesia sp.:
- a CDS encoding tetratricopeptide repeat protein, with product MSEVQELLNTALTHHNAGQLDQAEAVYQQLLEQDPRHWEPRYYLGTLQLQRGQLDLSIQSFLKVIQLNPELPDAHNNLGVAYHAMGKWQEAGQSFEHALRLNPHYERAYYNLGSLFESRGLLDEAAKCFRKSYENSGSPETYEKLADLLKVARRFAEAEVIYRELLEQTPGDFNRSMKLAYVLVLQRHYPEAVELYEAMLESHPGHYQILVSLSYVLECMGNISAAIQTAERSIEAASDQPEGYNNLGNALRLAHRFDESCVNFEKALELQPHFPIAEFNLATTRMLTGDLQAGWEGYERRSEIDASTRMSYPGPAWQGEPLEGKSICLWCEQGFGDTLMFIRFASELKRRGAGRVLVLIQPELAGLLKSVEEIDELLVPGDPVVECDYQCSLLSVPRFLETSLETIPGEVPLFQPAADRTAHWGEVLSALEGKKVGLNWSGNLQFPRDEFRSIPLEQLSPLLDVTGVQFVSVQQVNGLDQLASFEAAGKLWQPGPEYQAEVGDFTEAAALMKNLDLMITTDTACAHLAGGLGVPVWILVSRLPEWRWLLDRSDSPWYPTARLFRQAELGEWGPVVEDVKAVLGQKSSQEAS from the coding sequence ATGTCTGAGGTTCAGGAATTACTCAATACCGCGTTGACGCATCACAATGCAGGGCAACTGGATCAGGCAGAAGCTGTCTACCAGCAGTTGCTGGAACAGGATCCCCGTCACTGGGAGCCCCGCTACTACCTGGGAACACTGCAACTGCAGCGGGGGCAACTCGATCTGAGTATTCAGAGCTTCCTGAAGGTGATTCAGCTCAATCCGGAACTCCCGGACGCCCATAATAACCTGGGTGTGGCCTATCATGCGATGGGTAAATGGCAGGAGGCCGGTCAGTCTTTTGAACACGCACTGCGTCTGAATCCCCATTATGAACGGGCCTATTATAACCTGGGCAGCCTGTTTGAGAGCCGCGGGCTGTTGGACGAGGCGGCTAAATGTTTCCGGAAATCATACGAAAACAGCGGTAGCCCCGAGACCTATGAGAAACTGGCCGACCTGTTAAAAGTGGCACGCCGTTTTGCGGAAGCGGAAGTGATCTACCGGGAACTGTTAGAGCAGACACCCGGGGATTTCAATCGCTCCATGAAGCTGGCCTATGTGCTGGTGCTGCAGCGTCATTACCCCGAGGCGGTGGAACTCTATGAGGCGATGCTGGAGTCTCACCCCGGTCATTACCAGATTCTGGTGAGCCTGAGTTACGTGCTGGAATGCATGGGGAATATCTCGGCGGCGATCCAGACTGCGGAGCGTTCCATTGAGGCGGCCTCCGATCAGCCCGAGGGATATAACAACCTGGGGAACGCGTTGCGGCTGGCGCATCGCTTCGATGAATCCTGTGTGAACTTTGAGAAAGCATTAGAACTGCAGCCTCATTTTCCGATTGCGGAATTCAATCTGGCGACCACCCGCATGCTGACAGGCGATTTGCAGGCTGGCTGGGAGGGGTATGAACGTCGGTCCGAGATCGATGCATCAACGCGAATGAGTTATCCTGGACCCGCTTGGCAGGGAGAACCGCTGGAAGGGAAATCGATCTGCCTGTGGTGCGAACAGGGCTTCGGCGACACTTTGATGTTTATTCGTTTTGCCAGCGAATTAAAACGTCGCGGGGCAGGACGGGTACTGGTACTCATTCAGCCGGAACTGGCTGGTCTGTTAAAGAGCGTTGAGGAGATTGATGAACTGCTGGTTCCCGGAGATCCGGTTGTCGAATGTGACTATCAGTGCTCCCTGTTGAGTGTGCCTCGTTTTCTGGAAACCAGCCTGGAGACGATTCCCGGCGAGGTGCCTCTCTTTCAACCTGCCGCGGATCGGACGGCACACTGGGGCGAAGTGCTCTCAGCGTTGGAAGGCAAAAAAGTGGGTTTGAACTGGAGCGGGAATCTGCAGTTTCCCCGGGATGAATTCCGCTCGATTCCACTGGAGCAGCTCTCGCCTCTGCTGGATGTGACTGGCGTACAGTTTGTGAGCGTGCAGCAGGTGAATGGCTTAGACCAGCTGGCGTCATTTGAAGCGGCCGGAAAACTCTGGCAACCAGGTCCGGAGTACCAGGCGGAGGTTGGCGATTTCACTGAAGCGGCTGCTTTGATGAAAAATCTGGATCTGATGATTACCACCGATACGGCCTGTGCCCATCTGGCGGGAGGTCTGGGTGTACCGGTCTGGATTCTGGTCTCGCGTCTTCCTGAGTGGCGCTGGTTGCTGGATCGGAGTGACAGTCCCTGGTATCCGACGGCGCGTCTCTTTCGGCAGGCGGAACTGGGCGAATGGGGGCCCGTGGTTGAGGACGTGAAAGCGGTACTTGGACAAAAGTCCAGTCAAGAGGCTTCCTGA